The genomic region TATTCTAACCACTCATCTGTTAGCCCTGAACCTACTCGACCTACTAACAGACCATCAGAACTTTCAATTAAAAGTCCGCCTATTGTAGCTTCTCTACGACCGTTACCCTTATAGGTTCCAGTTACAAGTAAGTCCGCCTCAGCTTCAGTCTTAAACTTCAACCAAGATTTGCTCCGTTTAAACTCATAATAATGATTAGGAACTTTAGTTATAAGCCCCTCTCCGCCTTTAGCTATGACCTCATCGTAGGCTAACCACAGTTCCCTTTCATATTCTGTATATTGTCTCCATGTAGGATATAAAAGATTAGATATATGATTTTCAAATAGTTTGTCTAATATCTTATATCGCTTCTCTAAATCCAGTGTAGAAGTCTTTGTTTCCCACTCTTTTCTAGTCAGAACATTAAATATATGAGACTTAAACTTTAAATCTAAGATGTGGTCAGTTTCTTCTTTTTCAAATAAGGATGTGTATCGCCTTAAGTCTCCATTTACTATCTGTCGTAAATCGTCTGAATCGTAGTTATCAGATTCAAATCCGTATTTCTCTGGAAACCCTATGACCTCTAGTTCAAATACTAAATCAGTCAGGACTTCTTGAGTAAAATCTTCGATCTCCTTAGCAACGTTCGGTAGATAAAGTTCCTTTCCTCTACGAGTGTAATGCCTCTGTAATCCTTGTTCTTGAACTACAATGATACGAACTCCGTTATGTTTCTCTTCTACCCAAACTGGAAAATAAGGTTTCCCTGTCTTAGCTAACATAACCTCAAATGTTGGGATTAAGTTAGGATAAGCACTGTTTATTGTCTTGTAACTTATACCGACAGATAAGTCTTTTTTTAAGACAAGCTGGAATTGTTCTCTTTGTTCATCATTAAGACTTTCAAATAAGGAA from Thiovulum sp. ES harbors:
- a CDS encoding ATP dependent DNA ligase-like protein (PFAM: ATP dependent DNA ligase domain); this encodes MLQQHSDNELWLKFXKYTYRDDYKFGIVTLTDDILELSSMDTYKLDYXEFFTPLDKPRTRTLTGTKALDRVASLFESLNDEQREQFQLVLKKDLSVGISYKTINSAYPNLIPTFEVMLAKTGKPYFPVWVEEKHNGVRIIVVQEQGLQRHYTRRGKELYLPNVAKEIEDFTQEVLTDLVFELEVIGFPEKYGFESDNYDSDDLRQIVNGDLRRYTSLFEKEETDHILDLKFKSHIFNVLTRKEWETKTSTLDLEKRYKILDKLFENHISNLLYPTWRQYTEYERELWLAYDEVIAKGGEGLITKVPNHYYEFKRSKSWLKFKTEAEADLLVTGTYKGNGRREATIGGLLIESSDGLLVGRVGSGLTDEWLE